From the Lolium rigidum isolate FL_2022 chromosome 2, APGP_CSIRO_Lrig_0.1, whole genome shotgun sequence genome, one window contains:
- the LOC124689256 gene encoding BTB/POZ and MATH domain-containing protein 1-like produces MTANLLVPASCPGAAPIDGDICGGSRAATSGGARPWAAAKSTTATSKTSSTVVVVDSGEHLFKVEKHSLLTGANASITSETFRAGGHDWAIQYYPNGDSTIVDGEFMSMYINLMNTIESDVTASFSLCLQDRASEVMVEKKKRSFTQTFLPPMNPKSWGYSQFMSKDDLAASGCLEDDCLSIKCTVEITQLMAEDDDDHNSSITVPPSNLSADVGNILESGLKADLTVKIGKSSRSFNVNTCVLRARSPVFEVLLHYIYKDCLPGFMEEATEEATSMARDLLVAAHGYGIQRLRVMCESRLSQSLDVHTVSSTLDLAEQYQCQQLKESCLKYMAKDVQRLRAIRKTKGFKQLIKNHPVIVGDILDKVSDKLSQQAATTPAPAP; encoded by the exons ATGACGGCGAACCTCCTGGTACCGGCGTCGTGTCCTGGGGCGGCCCCAATCGACGGCGACATCTGCGGCGGCTCACGGGCAGCGACGAG CGGCGGAGCGAGGCCGTGGGCTGCGGCGAAGTCGACCACGGCGAC CAGCAAGACCTCCTCGACGGTTGTGGTCGTCGACAGCGGCGAGCACCTCTTCAAGGTCGAGAAGCACTCGCTGCTAACAGGCGCTAACGCGAGCATCACGTCCGAGACCTTCCGCGCCGGAGGCCACGACTGGGCTATCCAATACTACCCAAACGGCGACTCCACCATTGTTGATGGCGAGTTCATGTCTATGTACATCAACTTGATGAACACCATCGAGAGCGATGTCACGGCATCTTTCTCCTTGTGCTTACAGGATCGCGCATCGgaggtgatggttgaaaagaagaaaagaagcttTACCCAAACGTTCTTGCCGCCAATGAACCCGAAGAGTTGGGGTTACAGCCAGTTTATGAGTAAAGATGATTTGGCAGCTTCCGGGTGCCTCGAGGATGACTGCTTGTCGATCAAGTGCACCGTGGAGATCACCCAGCTCAtggccgaggacgacgacgaccatAACAGTAGCATCACCGTCCCACCCTCCAACTTGAGCGCTGATGTCGGCAATATTCTAGAGAGTGGCCTCAAGGCAGACCTCACGGTCAAGATCGGCAAGTCCTCCCGGAGTTTCAACGTGAACACATGTGTGCTCCGCGCGCGGTCACCG GTTTTTGAGGTCCTCCTGCACTACATATACAAAGATTGTCTACCTGGGTTCATGGAGGAGGCCACAGAGGAGGCTACAAGCATGGCGCGGGATTTGCTTGTTGCGGCCCATGGATACGGGATTCAACGACTGAGAGTGATGTGCGAGAGCAGGCTGAGCCAATCGCTAGATGTCCACACAGTGAGTTCCACTTTGGATCTGGCGGAGCAGTACCAGTGTCAGCAACTCAAAGAATCCTGTCTCAAGTATATGGCAAAAGACGTCCAGAGGTTGCGAGCCATAAGAAAGACTAAGGGGTTCAAGCAGTTGATTAAAAACCACCCAGTTATCGTGGGTGATATTCTCGACAAAGTTTCTGACAAACTTAGTCAACAAGCTGCAACTACTCCGGCCCCGGCTCCGTGA